The nucleotide sequence TCCTTTAATGACGTAATAATGCGCCCCTGTTGTTCATGCTGTTCCTGATCAATCGTATACGCATGGTCCACCCCGATGAGATACACCGGATTACATCCCATATACAAAGCGATCTGAAGCATGGAAAAGGTAACCGTGAAATCGATTTCAAGATTTCGACTGATATCCTCGGAAAACGCTTCCGGCCAATCACGCTGGGTTGCTTTTAAAAAGATACCGTTGGTTATCCATCCCGACACCAGATGCGGAAAAAACTTCGTCCAGGGCAACGCATTGATTTCTGACGCGCGATCCTGCGTTAGAACGCGATCAATGGCAGTATAATAGGTGGGCTTAAACCCTTCCAGCAGAAAGATATTATTGGCGGCAAAAGTGACTTCATTTTGCGCCATCAAACGACGTGGATCCGTCTTTAGCAGACTAGGGCCATTGCCAATCACAAAGGCCCGCTGACCGGCATGCTTGTTATGAAATACCTGAATTTCCTCAGGTGGCGTCACCACATAGCTCTGATGAGGCGACCGCAGATGCGCATTGGCATCCTGCACTGTATAGACGCCCCCCTGATAATGCAGCGCACTCAGACTACGCCGCATTC is from Spartobacteria bacterium and encodes:
- a CDS encoding DUF115 domain-containing protein — encoded protein: MSRADHLGALARKAVESAFSVALRMLEQDDVFCIYGVGDVGALLFAFCSERGLQPAAFLDDLSEMTSFCGIPVCRVRAGVEEFHPDGIVLGTIKATERMRRSLSALHYQGGVYTVQDANAHLRSPHQSYVVTPPEEIQVFHNKHAGQRAFVIGNGPSLLKTDPRRLMAQNEVTFAANNIFLLEGFKPTYYTAIDRVLTQDRASEINALPWTKFFPHLVSGWITNGIFLKATQRDWPEAFSEDISRNLEIDFTVTFSMLQIALYMGCNPVYLIGVDHAYTIDQEQHEQQGRIITSLKDDPNHFHPDYFGRGYRWTSPPMDKLVACYQLAWNAYKAHGRELYNATDGGALEVLPRVDFESLITVPSELSRGTKQYFFNAKKGNAEAE